The genomic stretch CAATTAAGTATTTCTTCCCCTCCTTTGAAACTGAACAAAAGTTCATTCCTCAAAATTTCCCCGAAGAAAAACAAAAAATTCAAAAAATAAACTCAAATATTGAAAATAAAAGAAGCGATGTGATAAACACCGCAAATGTTTGTTGCGTGCCGCGCCGTAGCCGAAAAGACGCGCACGGCGCGGTGAAAACATGACCTACACGACAAGAACAACGGTAAAAGCCTCAGACAGCGAACTTGTGGTAATAACCAAAGCGCGTGATATATGCAGCTACGTACTGACAATAACGGCGAAATCACCCAAACGCTTCCGCTTCACGCTTGCGACAAAACTGCAAAACTACGCGCTTGAAGCGGCAGAACAAATGTACCTTGCAAACGAAATATACCCGTCGGGGGAACACAAAAAAGAAATGGCAGAACAACGGCACGGGCATCAGGACAAAGCAATGGCGGCGCTCAAAATGCTCGGCTGGCTTACGCACCTTGCGGCGGAACAGGGCTGCATACTTCAAAAGCAATACGAAACGCTTGCGGGAATGCTGTACGGCTGCATGAAACTGCTGACGGCATGGAAGAAACTCTAAAGCCCGAAGGCGGAGGTTGGAAGCGGCGGCCAACGTTAATAACAATGGCAACTCTAATTGGTGGCTTCGCTCGCCCGGCAACAACGACAACAACGCGTACAACGTCAATAACAACGGCAACGTCAACGACAACAACAACGTCAACAACGACAATAATGCCGCCCGCTCGGATCTGCTTCCAAAGCCCGAAACAAATTCCAAGCGGAATTTGTCTGTGCGGGAAGCAAAGGAATCTCCGCCTGTCCGAAAGGACGAAAAGCGCGGCGGGGCAGGGCATCGCGAAAGCTATGAACTGTAAGGCGCAAGCCCCCGCCGCGAACGGAAAACACAAAAGAACAAAAAACAATGAAATACGAAGACATATACAGCCTTGAAAAACTGTACGAAGCGCACAGGAAAGCGAAAAAAAACAAACGCGGCAAAAAAGAAGTAATACGCTATGAACTCAACCTTGCGTACAACCTCTGCAAAACCGCAGAACAGCTCAAAAACGGCAGCTACAAACCGGGTAAATACAACGAATTTAAAGTGTACGAACCCAAAGAACGGCTGATACAGGCGCTGCACTACAACGACAGAATAATACAGCACGCGCTCTGCGACAACATAATCGCGCCGTACCTCGCAAACCGCCTGACCGCCGACAACGCGGCGTGTCAGAAAGGCAAAGGCACGCACTACGGAATAAAAAGACTGACCCGGCAGCTGAGAAAACACTATAAACGACACGGAACAAAAGGCTGGTTTCTCAAAGCCGACATACGCAAATACTTCGCCAGCATAGACCACGGTGTACTCAAAACAATGCTTGCGAAAGAAAGATTTGACGAACGGACGCTTGCTCTGCTTGACAAAATAATAGACAGCTACAACGCGGACACAGGCAAAGGAGTGCCCATAGGCAACCAGACGAGCCAGAACTTTGCGCTCTACTACCTTGACAAAATAGACCGGTACATAAAAGAAAAAGCGGGAATAAAACACTACGTCCGCTACATGGATGACATGGTACTGATAGACGA from Candidatus Equadaptatus faecalis encodes the following:
- a CDS encoding four helix bundle protein translates to MTYTTRTTVKASDSELVVITKARDICSYVLTITAKSPKRFRFTLATKLQNYALEAAEQMYLANEIYPSGEHKKEMAEQRHGHQDKAMAALKMLGWLTHLAAEQGCILQKQYETLAGMLYGCMKLLTAWKKL
- a CDS encoding RNA-directed DNA polymerase; this encodes MKYEDIYSLEKLYEAHRKAKKNKRGKKEVIRYELNLAYNLCKTAEQLKNGSYKPGKYNEFKVYEPKERLIQALHYNDRIIQHALCDNIIAPYLANRLTADNAACQKGKGTHYGIKRLTRQLRKHYKRHGTKGWFLKADIRKYFASIDHGVLKTMLAKERFDERTLALLDKIIDSYNADTGKGVPIGNQTSQNFALYYLDKIDRYIKEKAGIKHYVRYMDDMVLIDESKEKLQKTLEGMKKIAEGELKLQFNEKTQITPLKNGIDFLGWHYYLTDTGKVIRKLRQTAKRRIFARLKKLQKDYAENKTDIETTDQSMAAIRGHLKHGNTDKLLMEILKRFVLRKESKPQNNIER